TGTCAATAAATGACTGCATCACAACTGTCCTCGAAAATTCTTTCCATGGACGGCCTAAATAGGACTTGATCGGGGGCTTAGCTTGCATGAATGCTGGTTCAGCCGTAATTTGGCAGTTTTGAAGGATATTTCCACCCGTGGATCTCCTATCTTTCCTACCTTGTGCTGTCACCATGCACCCTTGGTTATCCATTGGCTTTCTCACAATCATTTTACAGTTTTGAAAAACTGCAGCGGCGTCACCAAAGATGAAATCAATGGTACCAGTGATTGTGCAGTCACGGTAGAATTGGCGATAGGTATGGGTGTAAAGGGTGTCTTGATAACCGTCCATTTGGCATTGAAAGAATATGGCCCTGTCACCGGATACGCGTAGAGCAACGGCTTGATGTTTAGCGGCTCCTGCCGAGTTCTCGAAGCCCATGTCCTTAGCCATGAACCCGTTACCATTTACAGCTATACAAAAAAAGTGAGAAATAAAAAAGTTATCTGCTATGAGTTAATGcataaatatgaattttaataaGGCTGTAGAGAGTAAATTCAAATAACATACCGAATGTTGCAGTTTGGAATGTTCCGACTCCATCGATGAAATTTTTGTTCCCTGTGACTTTGGTCTTGGTTGCACCTTCCCCAATCATGACAACATTGTCTGTACGTCTTGGAACATCAACATACTCGTTATAGATACCGGCCTTGACAAGTATAACAAAGGCTTTTACATTATTGGGTGGGACTGTCTTAAGGGCTTCGTTGATACTTTTGAATTGTCCAGACCCATCTAGAGCAACTACCGCATTTGGCTTTGGATTAGCTTGAAGGAGGTTTCTATGGTGTGTACCTACCCATTCAGGAATTTCTTTGGAGCTAGCGACATTACGACCATTAGATATATCTTCGGAATTATGACTTGGAGAGCCATTATCGCTTGGAGTTTCATTATCATTACTAAAGACACCACGCACCACTGGCTCTGCTCCTTGACCCGGATCCTCGGTGGGAGAGTGATCACTTGGAGGCCCATTAGCGGCATCAAATAGTCTGCGATGCGATCCTCCTGCTCCCCAACCAGGATCCTCACTTGGGGGTGGATCACCACGTGGCCCATAGTCATAATCAAATAGTCTGCGATGTGATCCACCTGCTCCCCAACCAGGATCCTCGCTTGGGGGTGGATCACCACGTGGCCCGTAATCATAATCAAAGAGTCTGCGATGTGATCCACCTGCTCCCCAACCAGGATCCTCACTTGGAGGTGGATCACCTTTTGGCCCATAATCATAATCAAAGAGTCTGCGATGTGATCCACCTGCTCCCCAACCAGGATCCTCACTTGGGGGTGGATCACCACGTGGCCCATAATCATAATCAAAGAGTCTGCGGTGGGATGGTGTGCTAAATCCCGAACCGGGATCCTCACTTGGAGGTGGATCACCTCGTGGCCCATAATCATATTCAGAGAGTTTGCGGGAGGATATGCTTGCTCCTGAACTGGGATCCTCACTTGGGGCTGGATCAACATGTGGTTGCTCATTGTCATATTCAAAAAGTCTGCGAGATGATCCGCCTGCTCCCCAACCGGGATCCTCACTCGGGGGTGGATCACCTCGTGGCCCATAATCATATTCAGAGAGTTTGCGGGAGGATATGCTTGCTCCTGAACTGGGATCCTCACTTGGGGCTGGATCAACATGTGGTTGCTCATTGTCATATTCAAAAAGTCTGCGAGATGATCCGCCTGCTCCCCAACCGGGATCCTCACTTGGGGGTGGATCACCACGTGGCCCATAATCATAATCAAAGAGTCTGCGGTGGGATGGTGTGCTAAATCCTGAACCGGGATCCTCACTTGGAGGTGGATCACCTCGTGGCCCATAGTCATATTCAAAGAGTCTTCTGTGAAGTCCAGGAATATTTAAGTTTGAAACAATGGACTTAATGTCACCAACCATTGCAAGGGAATTGCTGGATAGTTCGTAAGAGCTTTTCAGCAAATCCTTCATTTTTTCCCCAGCATCCCCGGTTGTATTTTGAAAAGCATCAATACAAGTCTCTTGATAATCTATAGCACCAGTAAGCCATGTCTGGACATCCGCAACGTATTCGTCCATCTTACTAGCCTCTAATTTACCAATCTTGTCTCCAGATCTATCAAGGTCACTAACTGAGGTTTCCAACAGATCCTTACAAAGTTTATACGCGTCTTTGGTACGTGAGTCCTTGGAGGCATCTTCAAGAGTTTTGGATTTTCCAACAACTTCATTAATGTCACTGATGGCCGCTTTGAAACTGGTCTTCATAAGTTCTTGCGGATCGTGAGAATTTGATGAGGAGAGGCTTTTAGCACAAGCATCCTTATAATCAGTTGCTTCACACATGGTTTTAACGGATTTGTTAGCGGTGGAAAATTTAGCATCGTCATGGTTTTTGTTTAAACTGACAGCCACAGCAATCGCCACCGCAACTAGGACAATCGAGGATACTCCTACCAAAGTGACTGTTTTTGACAATCCCATGTTTATATCTATCTAACAGACTAGCTACCATGCATCCATATGCAaccaaaattaaaaaaaactaatGTATTTAAGTAAATGCTATTCCCTCACTAATGAAGGTGTTCAATTTATGATCTCTCTCGGGGTATAATTTTTTTATGCATGGAGAGTACTGTTTAATACCCAATCTTGCTCTGATTGGATTATGGAAACGAAGCTCGTACGTACATACATTCTAATAAATAGGTGTGGTTAGATAGATTCCTTCATTTGAGGAACATTTGAGTCTCATATTATTCATTGAAACTCTATTTCTGGACCGACAGTTGCGTTTAACTGCTAAGTTTAGCTTCTATTTGAGTGTTATGTTTTCAGGTACCTCATGTTTCCCTTGTAAAAAGGTACTACATTGATGTCTCCTGGGGTATAATACTATGTTGTTTTGTGTTGTTCAAATTTGTAAACTGAAAAAAAtctttttattataaatattctTGTCAAAATTTATTTTCGGACTGAAAAAATGATAACAGTGACTATCTGTAATTTTCTATCTATTATATATAAACTAACTTTACAACACGTGCGATTTACGGgttttcattaatatttttatattatttaaaattataataatttttttttagatCATTAGCTtactatttataaataatatcAAATTTGTTGTTGGTGAAATTCGAACTGAATCTTGGATaatgtataaataataatataaagatTTGTTGTTGATGAGGTTCGAACCCGGGAATTttagtagtgtataaataataatataaatatttgttgttggcggggTTCGAACCTAAGAGTTTGAGTagtttataattttttagtatacGAATCTGACGGTCACGGCCACTTGATTAAAAAAATCTGATGGTCATAAATGGggataaccaaaccaaccaaaaaaaacataccaaattataccccattctgattattatagtatagtatagactAGCTCAAATCCCATGCGATGCACGGGTtcattaatattcaaataattttaatttttaatttatccagtcatatatcaattttaatatatttatataaatatatatttataaaaaaataaaaaaataggaAGAAGCTGTAATCCTAGTTTTGTAGTATAAGTTTTGATCATAGTTTGGTGGGATAAGAAGACTTTATCTGATAGTTTAGCAATTTAATAGTTCAACACGtatataatactatttatttttattttaattaatcaaaaTAGGGGATAATCGTTGAACCATAATATATCTCATTCCAGCTATTATAttatatagtatagatataataGAGCAAATAGGGGGTTGGATAAGACAATTTAATCATATTAAAATTACTGAATTGCCCATCATAATTGTATGTTAATATTTATTTTCATTTAATATGCATACATTAATTAACTTTAATTTAAtatatgtggcgccctccaaacccgggtcagaagtttggggtccacacacacaccttaattataacctgcttataacaataataaagataataataatatatgcaatgaccctacttaccaaccaccacggaccgcaacaggttaaagtatgcacacaggccaaacacactaatatattacaaaccgttcaaatcccaactatttcaaattcaaactgagtattaaacattattacaaacttttacaaacttaaattattccaaaagaagcctactagctcagctttctcaacctgaacccctagctctcgcgctggactggggatcctctttaccaactggttcctttttaactggaaagaatatgaacaacatcgcacgaatgagctaactagctcagcaagtcacaatgacaaaactgagaataatgatcatcaggtgaatatgtttatgatatcaagtgaacaatggattatgatttagaattggatattatacttttaatttaaaaaccaaggttaggctgctgatcagtcacgcactaacctcgagcaaggcacacaacattgctctaactactggatccaaggcacacattggcctaacttgaccattatatggtctgaccacgaatctggtccacaattttataaaaacaatccaattctaacataataacagaatatgcaataataaacaataaccgaaatcattaacaacaataaatgtttaacaatgaaagggtttcaatccttgtaaggatcaacaaggtactttcaaagcttgaatgctgggtaatgaaagaattggataagaaaggaatcaacgtttcaaggtttcaaagatttgggctttcaaagcataagatatcatggattgagtatataataattcagttcagtgtctgatatttagtttgtatgtatttgtggagtagtatcgtagatttgtggttcgtgtttgggtatacaataatcagtggcttagaaagaatatggttcatagctcaagaacaataactgaaatcaggatttaggtttctgtgcttcaaagcacttgcaatgtcaacagactatcaagaattacaatatctcgagaaagttcagaacacttgcctgatattagcttactatcctgcacttgtTTTCATCACATCGtctactcctcaactacctgtttcctttcctacgccttgcctcttctgctcacatatcataagcatctatcaatcatcaaatcacaggattctattcaacacatatttcgatctacccttcgttttacccaaatccgattaacggattgaaagttatgcaataatcaagtaaacaccgaatatatagaccgatagtcaaacaacaggtcacgtataacatataatacatcacgtaacaatgacatatcatttataaagaagtctcgtgtcataaatatgctttcggttatttaaaatgatttttaaaactttttcggaattaaaacgggtcgttggatcaatttcgggttaataacagggttcggttggcccattctggctccgaaaataattttagaataattatcgagccttggaaataatttagaataatattttaaagctcgaaaactattttcagaatttttaaatcatttttaaattattaatctaattaaataactaattaaaatcaattaataattaattaaatcaattaatcaaataattttcaaattaattgactattaatcaattaaaaattaactgaaattaattcactaataattcagatttattgtgaattaaaaataattttcagaaattaaaataataatttttagaattttcagaaattaaaaacgattttttataataaaaataataggaaatatgatttttaaacatttttaaaacagaaatccatttttgcaaagtctggaaactacagggaccaaactgcatcgttttcaaactgcagggaccaaactgcaattttgcagtccagtcgcgGGAAAAAagtcggggggggggggggcggAGAAGACGATCCCCGCGTCCTCatcccaccaacacctccagatcaacactacacaacaccaggaacttgttcatgcattcaaacattctaatcatcctgttctggccggaaattggccaagaacatcgccggtttccggcgaacatcgcaaatctttaaaacacaactcccttcgattcaagcatcctctgttaacgagctatatatcaatcgattgcaaattttataaggaacacaacccactataaatcaacagctaataacccctgaatcaaaaacccccaaatttcaattgaaaacattcatacgggttataaaccctaatttgaaattcgaaaattaaactcaaatttgaacatgttattgaactccaaatcagacgtatgacatatgaaaatcatcaggaaaacaagctctacaacatacaatcatcaaatcatacaaacaatcatccgaacaaaaattcatatttttaataaaataaattcgaaaataaataattttttagaaaaatacccttgatttctgcagtgaaataaagctcagaatctgatagaaacacctcaaatccttcgttttggttactcaagctttaaaaacagagatcggtaacgccttcgttttgctgtttgattcttagaacagtttaagTAATtaggtttttctctgaaaattatataattaactatctgcaaatgattttgatacgaaataaaatacggtaaaaggctattataattacggaaaatttgtatcccgttggatcattccggatataaaacagtacgtttatctgtaaaaactgatccaaacagtatcggttttcgggataattatcccaaTCAGTACAAttttgtactgcagtcttggtctcagcgcctggttacacgtattacgaagtgataattgggatagtttaataaaaagctcccgtttatcgaaaatacgggttttattgatttaccgaaatgaatattgtatcgaaaatgttgcgccgggacccgcgcaggacaaaccgcaagccggatcgaaaaagtcgaaacatgaaaaatgctcggaatattacaattaggttagaaaggagttctcagaagagtttcgggttccaaaaacgtaacaacggttgacgtcggttggttcccgtttttataaaatagattttaattacccggaaaaagattttagaaatttcatatgattcttataaatccataaatcaacataaaaataattaggaagatatgacaattatctatattttattttggacatataaaaatgaaaatactcaattaatattattttgaatattcaagtacagataacacttaacaattaactcacagaatagatactgggcacacataataatatcaaaataattacacgatatatcccggatattacatccttccccccttaaaaggattctgtcctcagaatctcctaagaaaacaatgagggtacttttctctcatatcacttctaactcccaggttgactcttcaacctttgggtttctccacaatactcttactaactttaccacttattctcaatactttctctcttacttctagaatctctatcggactctctacatatgataaatctgcctgaagctctattggctcatattctattacatgtctggagtctggattatatttcttgaacatcgatacatgaaaaacattgtgaatgtgctccatgtacggaggtaacgccaattcgtaagctactttgccaacgcgctttaggatctcaaaaggtccgacatatcttgggtttagcttccctttcttcccaaacctcgttagtcctttccacggtgatactttcaataatactaagcttccttcttcaaattccatatgttttcttgactggtctgcatatttcttttgacgatcttgtgcggctattaatcttttctggataatttcaacaacttcctttgtctgttgcaccaattcaggtccgagtattttgcgttctcctacttcgtcccaatatattggagatctacatttgcgtccataaagggcttcatagggtggcattccaatgctggcatgataactgttgttgtaagcaaactctaccaggggtaaatgttcgtcccaacttcctttgaaatcaatagcacaaacacgtaacatatcctcgattgtctggatcgttctttcactttggccatccgtttgggggt
This sequence is a window from Apium graveolens cultivar Ventura chromosome 9, ASM990537v1, whole genome shotgun sequence. Protein-coding genes within it:
- the LOC141684837 gene encoding uncharacterized protein LOC141684837; its protein translation is MGLSKTVTLVGVSSIVLVAVAIAVAVSLNKNHDDAKFSTANKSVKTMCEATDYKDACAKSLSSSNSHDPQELMKTSFKAAISDINEVVGKSKTLEDASKDSRTKDAYKLCKDLLETSVSDLDRSGDKIGKLEASKMDEYVADVQTWLTGAIDYQETCIDAFQNTTGDAGEKMKDLLKSSYELSSNSLAMVGDIKSIVSNLNIPGLHRRLFEYDYGPRGDPPPSEDPGSGFSTPSHRRLFDYDYGPRGDPPPSEDPGWGAGGSSRRLFEYDNEQPHVDPAPSEDPSSGASISSRKLSEYDYGPRGDPPPSEDPGWGAGGSSRRLFEYDNEQPHVDPAPSEDPSSGASISSRKLSEYDYGPRGDPPPSEDPGSGFSTPSHRRLFDYDYGPRGDPPPSEDPGWGAGGSHRRLFDYDYGPKGDPPPSEDPGWGAGGSHRRLFDYDYGPRGDPPPSEDPGWGAGGSHRRLFDYDYGPRGDPPPSEDPGWGAGGSHRRLFDAANGPPSDHSPTEDPGQGAEPVVRGVFSNDNETPSDNGSPSHNSEDISNGRNVASSKEIPEWVGTHHRNLLQANPKPNAVVALDGSGQFKSINEALKTVPPNNVKAFVILVKAGIYNEYVDVPRRTDNVVMIGEGATKTKVTGNKNFIDGVGTFQTATFAVNGNGFMAKDMGFENSAGAAKHQAVALRVSGDRAIFFQCQMDGYQDTLYTHTYRQFYRDCTITGTIDFIFGDAAAVFQNCKMIVRKPMDNQGCMVTAQGRKDRRSTGGNILQNCQITAEPAFMQAKPPIKSYLGRPWKEFSRTVVMQSFIDSNIIPEGWSPWTGNFGQDTCYYAEYQNRGPGSDTSRRVAWKGVQKNLTPEVISQFTAGKFLQGDAWIPVAGIPYDSGMMKV